A portion of the Segatella copri DSM 18205 genome contains these proteins:
- a CDS encoding DUF5121 domain-containing protein: protein MKHIRYYIMALLALPLMASCGDDDYSAPTPAGNPVMSYTAPAAAVWMGDEVEVKVNCKDEGGVALSTLKANLLFSGQSVDETTIRTKEAGEYTVKLKVPYAQNVPDGKVDIQLTLQNVSTKSNTETLSFDIKRPHFNNLQFVSADGVKYDMTEKSDFVYQAVLPSSQKTFKGYFATKDGKFVFGSSTGKDISLGETGNFNFTSENMNDVVVTFDAKNYTAGPTDVLPVTILDFADSDAGKTWVGDIKQGATCNLTINGNNLPDDWYYDSDWFQKEADGSYTFKAITGRYTVLADFTHKSFRIWTMNGSEPMSLNSDGTGALWIIGNEGVNKPTWDAVNHGWWTGVDSDVCLTPIKDKVYQVTLTVGKQLRATDVNFKFFGQANWGIEFKGKDNSHLISTESEVFGIGDGNGHDNGNVYLKDGVELKDGETYVLTVDLTAGVDKAVLKVEKK, encoded by the coding sequence ATGAAACATATCAGATATTATATCATGGCGTTGCTCGCCCTGCCACTGATGGCATCTTGCGGCGATGATGATTACAGTGCGCCTACTCCTGCCGGTAATCCTGTGATGAGCTATACGGCTCCTGCTGCAGCTGTATGGATGGGCGATGAAGTGGAGGTGAAAGTAAACTGCAAGGATGAGGGAGGCGTGGCTCTCTCTACCTTGAAAGCAAACCTCCTGTTTAGTGGGCAGAGTGTAGATGAAACTACCATCCGTACCAAGGAGGCTGGTGAATATACAGTCAAACTGAAAGTGCCTTATGCACAGAATGTTCCTGATGGAAAGGTAGATATTCAACTTACTCTGCAGAATGTATCAACCAAATCGAATACAGAGACCTTGTCGTTTGATATCAAGCGCCCTCACTTCAACAATCTGCAGTTTGTGAGTGCTGATGGTGTTAAATATGACATGACAGAGAAAAGCGACTTTGTTTATCAGGCTGTTCTTCCTAGCAGTCAGAAGACCTTCAAGGGATATTTTGCAACGAAGGATGGAAAGTTTGTCTTCGGTTCCAGCACAGGTAAGGATATCAGTTTGGGAGAAACAGGCAACTTCAACTTCACTTCTGAGAATATGAACGATGTAGTTGTCACTTTCGATGCCAAGAACTATACGGCTGGTCCTACCGATGTATTGCCGGTTACTATCCTCGATTTTGCCGATTCTGATGCAGGCAAGACTTGGGTGGGTGATATCAAGCAAGGTGCTACCTGTAACCTTACTATCAACGGCAATAATCTGCCAGATGACTGGTATTATGACAGCGACTGGTTCCAGAAAGAAGCGGATGGAAGCTATACTTTCAAGGCTATTACCGGCAGATATACCGTTCTGGCAGACTTCACCCATAAGTCATTCCGTATTTGGACAATGAATGGAAGTGAGCCTATGTCACTGAATAGCGATGGTACTGGTGCACTCTGGATCATCGGTAATGAAGGTGTCAACAAGCCAACCTGGGACGCTGTAAATCATGGCTGGTGGACAGGTGTTGACTCTGACGTCTGCCTCACTCCAATCAAGGATAAGGTATATCAGGTTACACTCACCGTTGGTAAGCAGCTCAGAGCTACTGACGTAAACTTCAAGTTCTTCGGTCAGGCTAACTGGGGTATTGAGTTCAAGGGTAAGGATAACAGCCATCTCATCTCAACCGAGAGCGAGGTATTCGGCATCGGTGACGGTAACGGTCACGACAACGGCAATGTTTATCTGAAAGATGGAGTAGAACTGAAGGATGGCGAGACATACGTTCTTACAGTTGACTTGACTGCCGGTGTAGACAAGGCAGTTCTCAAAGTAGAAAAGAAATAA
- a CDS encoding DUF6377 domain-containing protein, with amino-acid sequence MIERLLSILYIWCFATLTSCFAQKESISELYAQLDRAIEQSQHYTKLKESSIAQLKELIHQENNPKLLINTYRKIYSEYKSYQSDSAVAYIQKAIVLAQKEGLPAEVAGLKSQLALQYSTAGAFAEALEVLNHIDKKTLDESNRKDYFIAYYHVYGELGFSNIHVDTDLSQNFFSRQNAYRDTLFAILPHHSEDYLMRKEVMLTSQNKWDEALKVNDERLNLCKEGSHEYGIVAYYRYLIYRSLKNEEMKKYWLLKSAICDVKCAINDQASLWMLADILSQEGDVERSYKYINFSWNANKSFSTRIRSWQISPVLGTIDHNYQAQLKKANQRLVFAIICVSLLVLSLGVLAFYVNKQKKYVTIARNELKKTNEQLEELNKKLSATNEMLKTSNDKLNESNGVKEEYIGQFLGACSHYIDKLDKLRLHVNKMVKNREYQELYSMTRSSELKEHELGELYANFDKVFLHLFPDFVEDLNSLLKPEAQIHLTDATKLPAMVRVFALIRLGIDDSTKIAEFLHYAVNTIYNYRAKLRNGAIGERNEFEKNVKELGTIKGKG; translated from the coding sequence ATGATAGAAAGATTATTATCTATATTGTATATCTGGTGTTTCGCTACACTTACATCATGCTTTGCTCAAAAGGAAAGCATCAGTGAACTGTATGCCCAACTTGATCGGGCTATAGAGCAATCCCAGCACTATACCAAACTGAAAGAAAGTAGCATCGCTCAGTTGAAGGAATTGATTCATCAGGAGAACAATCCGAAGTTGCTCATCAATACTTATCGCAAGATTTATTCTGAATATAAGTCCTACCAGAGCGATTCTGCTGTGGCTTATATTCAGAAAGCCATTGTATTGGCTCAGAAGGAAGGACTGCCGGCTGAAGTTGCTGGATTGAAAAGTCAGTTAGCTTTACAGTATTCTACAGCCGGAGCTTTTGCTGAGGCTTTGGAGGTACTCAATCATATAGATAAAAAGACATTGGATGAATCGAACCGGAAAGATTATTTCATCGCCTATTACCATGTCTATGGTGAGTTGGGCTTTTCTAATATACATGTAGATACTGATTTAAGTCAGAATTTCTTTAGTCGTCAGAATGCATATCGGGATACTTTGTTTGCTATCCTTCCACATCATAGCGAAGATTATCTCATGCGTAAAGAGGTGATGCTTACCAGTCAGAATAAATGGGATGAAGCATTGAAGGTGAATGATGAACGGTTGAATTTATGTAAGGAGGGGAGTCATGAATACGGTATCGTAGCCTACTATCGCTATCTGATTTACCGTTCTCTGAAAAACGAAGAAATGAAGAAATATTGGTTGCTAAAATCTGCCATTTGTGATGTGAAGTGTGCTATCAATGATCAGGCTTCGCTCTGGATGCTCGCCGATATTCTGAGTCAGGAGGGAGATGTTGAGCGTTCCTATAAATACATCAACTTCTCCTGGAATGCCAATAAGAGTTTTAGTACGCGTATTCGCAGTTGGCAGATTTCGCCAGTTCTTGGTACCATCGATCATAATTATCAGGCACAGCTCAAAAAGGCAAACCAGCGTCTTGTCTTTGCCATCATCTGTGTCAGCCTTCTGGTTCTTTCTTTAGGTGTTCTGGCTTTCTATGTCAATAAACAGAAGAAATATGTTACCATAGCGAGAAATGAACTGAAGAAAACGAATGAACAATTGGAGGAACTGAATAAGAAACTTTCTGCTACCAACGAAATGTTGAAGACTTCGAATGATAAACTGAATGAGTCAAATGGTGTGAAGGAAGAATATATAGGTCAGTTCCTGGGAGCATGTTCTCATTATATAGATAAACTGGATAAGTTGCGTCTCCATGTCAATAAAATGGTAAAGAACCGTGAATATCAGGAACTTTATTCAATGACGAGAAGCAGTGAACTGAAGGAACACGAGTTGGGAGAACTCTATGCAAATTTCGATAAGGTCTTCCTGCATCTGTTCCCTGATTTCGTGGAAGACCTCAATAGCCTTCTGAAGCCGGAGGCACAAATCCATCTTACCGATGCAACAAAGTTACCGGCAATGGTGAGGGTATTCGCCTTGATAAGACTGGGTATTGATGACAGTACGAAGATAGCAGAATTCCTACATTATGCAGTTAATACGATATATAATTATCGGGCAAAACTGCGTAATGGAGCTATTGGTGAAAGAAATGAATTTGAGAAGAATGTGAAAGAATTAGGAACGATAAAAGGAAAAGGTTAA
- a CDS encoding M18 family aminopeptidase, which translates to MIKRLLSFLDASPVNFLAVKNISEELEKNGFRRMNPQEPLGKIEAGEKYFVTKNDSSIYAFQIGKKPLADAGFHMICAHCDSPTFRIKPNAEMLCEGGIVKLNTEVYGGPIMSTWFDRPLTLAGRVIVKGENAMNPQTLLLHVKRPLLQISNLAIHFNRQVNDGVKLSKQKDVLPILGIINDELEKGNLLMNVITDELNIQKEDVLDFDLYLADATPACTFGVHDEFISSGRLDDLSMCWAGVEAMIASEANDTTQVLAIFDNEETGSQTKQGAGSPFLSYMLQRIALAQSHTEEAYYQAVERAFMISADNAHAWHPNYSEKFDPTNHPMLGGGPVIKFNAAQKYASDAVSAAIFANICDAAGVPCQRFVNHSDVAGGSTLGNILASSIPLKGVDMGNAILAMHSCRETGSVIDHEYCVKAFTKFYQL; encoded by the coding sequence ATGATCAAAAGATTATTATCCTTTCTAGACGCATCGCCAGTGAATTTCCTGGCAGTAAAGAATATCTCCGAGGAATTGGAGAAGAACGGGTTCCGCCGTATGAACCCACAGGAGCCTTTGGGCAAGATTGAAGCGGGTGAAAAGTACTTTGTTACCAAGAACGACTCTTCCATCTACGCCTTCCAAATTGGAAAGAAGCCTTTGGCAGATGCCGGTTTCCACATGATCTGCGCCCACTGCGACTCGCCTACCTTCCGCATCAAGCCAAATGCTGAGATGCTTTGCGAGGGCGGTATCGTAAAACTGAATACCGAGGTTTATGGTGGTCCTATCATGTCAACCTGGTTCGACCGTCCGCTCACCCTGGCAGGTAGAGTTATCGTGAAGGGCGAGAATGCGATGAATCCCCAGACGCTCCTTCTTCATGTGAAGCGCCCATTGCTGCAGATCAGCAATCTCGCTATCCACTTCAACCGTCAGGTGAATGATGGTGTGAAGTTGAGCAAGCAGAAGGATGTGCTCCCTATCCTCGGCATCATCAATGATGAACTGGAGAAGGGTAACCTCCTGATGAATGTGATAACCGACGAACTGAATATCCAGAAAGAGGATGTTCTTGATTTCGATCTCTATCTGGCTGATGCCACTCCAGCCTGCACCTTCGGTGTACACGATGAGTTTATCTCTTCAGGCAGACTCGACGACCTGTCTATGTGCTGGGCTGGTGTAGAGGCGATGATTGCATCTGAAGCCAATGATACCACCCAGGTTCTCGCCATCTTCGATAATGAAGAGACGGGGTCTCAGACCAAACAGGGAGCCGGAAGTCCATTCCTTTCATATATGCTCCAGCGCATCGCCCTGGCACAGAGCCATACAGAAGAGGCTTATTATCAGGCAGTAGAGCGTGCCTTCATGATTTCAGCAGATAATGCGCATGCCTGGCATCCTAACTATAGCGAAAAATTCGACCCTACGAATCATCCGATGCTGGGCGGTGGTCCGGTCATCAAGTTCAATGCAGCCCAGAAGTATGCGAGCGATGCTGTATCAGCAGCCATCTTCGCCAACATCTGCGATGCAGCCGGTGTACCATGCCAGCGTTTCGTAAACCATAGCGATGTAGCTGGTGGCAGCACATTGGGCAACATCCTCGCCTCTTCCATCCCATTGAAGGGTGTTGATATGGGCAATGCTATCCTCGCTATGCACAGTTGCCGCGAAACCGGTAGCGTTATCGACCACGAATACTGCGTGAAGGCTTTCACCAAGTTCTATCAGTTGTAA
- a CDS encoding hybrid sensor histidine kinase/response regulator transcription factor, translating into MKRYKSCTLIILLLLASVLQAYAHISRNMFMLSNLNADNGLSSPRVYSIVEAEDGAMWISTKRGVDRYNGQQVTNYTLYTEMPYSDACGRSIKLTKDAQHLIYAYDNKGKVYIYDKRKDAFVLKCNLQNILGGSIVLNELLVDEKGNFWLAMDRGIYCLSAATDGKEIVRETAKGRFVLKNTYINHIQFIGQKLLIGTFKDVYCYSMSARKLEKKISGSSVVSSYHDIVGHRIWLGTFHEGVKVVDDRTWKLIKSADFQSLQNIPKIPVRSIILYDKQTLLMAVDGAGIYAYDSSNKQTKLLLDTDGRPGNMLNGNGLYTLCCDRFGDLWTGSYSGGVDLAIPMKHTLEYITHEYLNNQSLIDNCVNDVFQSRDGKIWYATDKGVSVYDAQTRLWHHGLYNKVALTICQTVDGRILVGTYGNGVYQVHADGTSMPAYSVETGMLKSDYVFSLLTDSDGNIWVGCLDGDMACFPSDKYNLNGTGKSVFYLPVNEVQCITESLDKRFIAVGTSHGGYLIDKREPLHPRRFFYPEQYPEKDINLFVNSMAFQDSRHIWIGTDGGGLYDYDFLTKKFKRYTNQDALPSNTVYGLIKGINGNLWISTDKGLAFMKQGKIVNLNIFKGMEREYNRMSVACTSDGRVLFGSNDGVVALTPMFAKGLNYAAPLRIHSVEVEGVERSDYWNECLFEMLKEGKLKLSHNENTLVVSFESINYQYQYDIQYQYYLEGYDRNWSKPSSNQLARFVNLPSGSYVLHVKAICRSNGRELGETTLEIHIAQPWWNTWWAWIIYLCIFAAILYFVWQYYKERLQRKYYDEKINFFVNTAHNIRTPLSLVLAPLDNLANDSSLSEKSRGFLDVAHRNGNKLLKMVTELLDFQKIEQSAEQVRLQDIELPMLLRVQLEKFVLAAQEKHIQLCIETCPQQQIHSDVKMMDLILENLLSNAIKYTPQGGKVSLSASVEGKMAMIHVCDTGIGIPKAEIKSIFKTFFRASNAINSQEMGSGLGLMLTRKLVEKLGGKLSFVSEEGKGTTFCVKMPLGHVTDSSVRLVGEKKNVATESSLAEDKHDETCQTVSSAVQQDADVSTDTLLFVDDNEDLRKYIRMTFGDSYQVVDVESAEAALKYLKEGGVCDIVVSDVMMPGMHGDEFCRSIKENKETSWLPVILLTAKAGRDFMIEGLGLGADDYIAKPFDTAILASKVASILKNRRRLSQYYMDRSLALVKGEVASESASSEQIVGSDSSYEHLEPTGASEEKKDDTVLNKQGQTFEKVAEAVLDPQDQAFVDKATRLVLAHLSDTDFNIDRLCREMAMSRTLFYGRLKTLTGKSPQDFMRLIRLEQAAIFLKQGDSVLDVSVKAGFVNVKYFSTVFKKHFGVSPSKYL; encoded by the coding sequence ATGAAACGATATAAATCCTGCACTCTCATTATATTGCTGCTGTTGGCATCGGTTCTTCAGGCATATGCGCATATTTCCAGAAATATGTTCATGCTTTCCAATCTCAATGCTGACAATGGTCTTTCCAGTCCTCGAGTTTATTCTATTGTCGAGGCAGAGGATGGTGCCATGTGGATAAGTACTAAGCGTGGAGTTGACCGATATAATGGGCAACAAGTAACCAATTATACTTTATACACAGAGATGCCGTATAGTGATGCTTGTGGTAGAAGTATTAAACTGACTAAGGATGCGCAACATCTGATTTACGCCTACGACAACAAGGGAAAGGTGTATATATATGATAAGAGGAAAGATGCATTTGTCTTGAAATGTAATCTTCAGAATATTTTAGGTGGAAGTATCGTGTTGAACGAACTGTTGGTAGACGAAAAGGGCAATTTCTGGTTAGCTATGGATAGAGGCATTTATTGCTTATCAGCAGCTACTGATGGAAAGGAGATAGTTCGGGAGACAGCTAAGGGTAGGTTTGTATTGAAAAATACCTATATTAATCATATCCAATTTATAGGTCAGAAACTCTTGATAGGAACATTTAAAGATGTTTATTGCTATTCGATGTCTGCCCGGAAGTTAGAAAAGAAGATTAGTGGCAGTTCTGTAGTATCCTCTTATCATGATATTGTGGGACATCGTATCTGGCTGGGTACTTTTCACGAAGGAGTTAAAGTAGTGGATGATCGTACTTGGAAGCTGATAAAATCTGCTGATTTCCAATCTTTGCAAAACATTCCTAAAATTCCCGTACGTTCAATCATTTTATATGATAAGCAGACTCTTCTGATGGCTGTAGATGGAGCTGGAATATATGCTTATGACAGTTCGAATAAACAAACCAAGCTCTTGCTTGATACAGATGGACGTCCGGGTAACATGCTGAATGGTAATGGATTATATACCTTGTGCTGCGATCGTTTTGGCGATTTATGGACAGGCTCTTACTCGGGAGGAGTAGATTTGGCAATACCGATGAAACATACATTGGAATATATCACACATGAATATCTCAACAATCAATCACTGATAGATAATTGTGTGAACGATGTTTTCCAAAGCCGTGATGGGAAAATATGGTATGCCACAGATAAAGGAGTAAGTGTCTATGATGCGCAGACTCGTCTTTGGCATCATGGATTATATAATAAGGTGGCGCTTACGATTTGTCAGACTGTAGACGGCAGAATTCTGGTTGGTACCTATGGTAATGGCGTATATCAGGTTCATGCTGATGGCACTAGTATGCCTGCTTATTCTGTAGAAACAGGAATGTTGAAGAGTGATTACGTATTCAGTCTTTTAACTGATAGCGATGGTAATATTTGGGTGGGATGTTTGGATGGAGATATGGCTTGTTTCCCTTCAGATAAATATAATTTGAATGGAACGGGAAAGTCGGTATTCTATCTGCCTGTCAACGAAGTGCAATGCATCACGGAATCACTGGATAAGCGTTTTATTGCTGTAGGAACTTCGCATGGAGGCTATTTGATTGATAAGCGTGAACCTTTGCATCCTCGTCGTTTCTTTTATCCTGAACAGTATCCCGAAAAAGACATTAATTTGTTTGTCAACAGTATGGCTTTTCAGGATTCCCGTCATATCTGGATTGGAACGGATGGAGGAGGACTCTATGATTATGATTTCTTGACAAAGAAGTTTAAGCGCTATACGAATCAGGACGCTTTGCCTTCTAATACTGTTTATGGACTTATAAAAGGTATTAATGGCAATCTATGGATAAGTACGGATAAAGGATTGGCGTTCATGAAACAGGGGAAGATAGTAAACCTCAACATCTTTAAGGGAATGGAACGTGAGTATAACCGAATGTCTGTTGCGTGTACTTCAGATGGCAGGGTGCTTTTTGGCAGCAACGATGGAGTTGTCGCTTTGACTCCTATGTTTGCCAAAGGTTTGAATTATGCCGCTCCACTTCGTATTCATAGTGTTGAGGTTGAAGGTGTCGAACGTTCCGATTACTGGAATGAATGTCTCTTTGAAATGTTGAAGGAAGGCAAATTGAAACTTAGCCATAATGAGAATACGCTGGTTGTTTCTTTCGAGAGTATCAATTATCAATATCAGTATGATATTCAATATCAATATTATTTGGAAGGATACGACCGTAATTGGAGTAAACCATCTTCTAATCAGTTGGCACGATTTGTAAATTTGCCTTCGGGCAGCTATGTGCTTCATGTAAAGGCTATCTGCAGAAGTAATGGTAGAGAATTGGGAGAAACAACTTTGGAGATTCATATAGCCCAACCTTGGTGGAATACCTGGTGGGCATGGATTATCTATCTCTGTATTTTTGCTGCCATTTTATATTTTGTCTGGCAGTATTACAAAGAGCGCTTACAGCGAAAGTATTATGATGAGAAAATCAATTTCTTCGTTAATACTGCCCATAACATACGTACTCCTTTGAGTCTCGTGTTGGCTCCTCTTGATAATCTGGCTAATGATTCCAGCTTGAGTGAGAAAAGTCGTGGATTCTTGGATGTGGCGCATCGCAACGGCAACAAACTATTGAAGATGGTTACAGAATTGCTTGACTTCCAAAAGATAGAGCAGTCTGCCGAACAGGTTCGCCTGCAAGATATAGAATTGCCGATGCTTTTACGTGTGCAGTTGGAAAAGTTTGTATTGGCAGCTCAGGAGAAGCATATTCAACTGTGTATTGAAACGTGTCCGCAGCAACAGATTCATTCTGATGTCAAAATGATGGATCTGATATTGGAAAATCTTCTCTCGAATGCTATCAAATATACACCTCAAGGTGGAAAGGTTTCGTTGTCGGCTTCTGTTGAAGGTAAGATGGCTATGATTCATGTATGTGATACAGGTATAGGTATTCCAAAGGCCGAAATTAAGAGTATCTTCAAGACCTTCTTCAGGGCTTCTAATGCGATAAATTCTCAGGAAATGGGAAGTGGATTAGGACTGATGCTTACACGAAAGCTTGTAGAGAAATTAGGAGGAAAGCTTAGTTTCGTAAGTGAGGAAGGAAAGGGTACTACTTTCTGTGTGAAGATGCCATTAGGTCATGTAACAGATTCTTCTGTCCGGCTTGTGGGAGAAAAGAAAAATGTTGCAACTGAATCTTCTTTAGCAGAAGATAAGCATGATGAAACTTGCCAGACTGTGTCTTCTGCGGTTCAGCAGGATGCTGATGTTTCAACGGATACACTTCTTTTTGTCGATGACAATGAAGATCTTCGCAAATATATCAGAATGACTTTTGGTGATTCTTATCAAGTAGTTGATGTGGAGAGTGCAGAGGCTGCCTTGAAATATCTGAAAGAGGGCGGGGTATGTGATATCGTTGTTTCTGATGTCATGATGCCGGGAATGCACGGAGACGAGTTTTGTCGCAGCATCAAGGAAAATAAGGAAACATCATGGCTGCCTGTTATCCTGCTGACTGCTAAGGCTGGTCGTGACTTTATGATAGAGGGACTCGGACTTGGTGCTGATGACTATATAGCCAAGCCATTCGATACTGCTATTCTTGCGAGTAAGGTTGCCAGTATTTTGAAGAATCGTCGCCGGTTGAGTCAGTATTATATGGACAGAAGCCTTGCTCTTGTTAAAGGAGAGGTTGCTTCTGAGTCTGCTTCTTCCGAGCAGATTGTGGGTTCTGATTCTTCCTATGAACACTTGGAACCTACTGGAGCTTCTGAAGAGAAAAAGGATGATACAGTCTTGAATAAGCAAGGCCAGACATTCGAAAAAGTGGCAGAAGCTGTTCTGGATCCGCAAGACCAGGCTTTTGTAGATAAAGCTACCCGTTTGGTGTTGGCTCATCTGAGCGACACAGACTTTAATATCGACCGACTCTGTAGAGAGATGGCGATGAGCAGAACGCTTTTCTATGGTAGGCTGAAGACTCTTACGGGCAAAAGTCCGCAGGATTTTATGCGTTTGATACGTCTGGAGCAGGCTGCAATCTTCCTGAAACAGGGGGATAGTGTGCTGGATGTATCTGTGAAAGCCGGTTTTGTAAATGTGAAGTACTTTAGTACTGTATTTAAAAAGCACTTTGGGGTTTCTCCAAGTAAGTATCTGTAA
- a CDS encoding glycoside hydrolase family 5 protein, whose amino-acid sequence MKRNFLKISLFLIGVFTCFSCEASTLHSSSSSDGVGESMPTAQQWNKDVVGWNLGNEFECSAPGQDGESMQIGNPDGSIHAETAWGNPVVTKKMIQAVKKAGFNAIRIPIRWQCHITNAQAMSIDKAWIARIKEVVGWCLDNGLKVIINVHHEKWLESRPTYQYKEENCQKLALLWMNIASEFANYDSRLAFAGTNEVHIRDNWGKPTAENLEVQNAYNQIFVDVVRATGGNNAKRHLILQTYVCNPWFGIENGDFIIPKDAEGNGNNYMSVEFHYYQPWSYAGDCTYDYWGDAYKDAGKIPADNEKTMTDFFDKAVNTWSNKGLGIVIGEWGVTDHYKSNSEKVHENMTYYCKFLTTEARKRGFSTFVWDNNHFGNGSEKYGIFDRFKSMKVNAPWILEGIFGKE is encoded by the coding sequence ATGAAAAGGAACTTTTTGAAAATTAGCCTCTTTTTAATAGGCGTCTTCACATGTTTTTCATGCGAAGCAAGTACGTTGCACTCATCCAGCAGTTCTGATGGTGTAGGCGAATCCATGCCTACTGCCCAGCAATGGAATAAAGATGTTGTGGGGTGGAATCTTGGCAATGAATTCGAGTGCTCAGCTCCTGGCCAGGATGGTGAGTCGATGCAGATTGGCAACCCTGATGGTTCTATCCATGCAGAGACAGCCTGGGGCAATCCCGTTGTTACCAAGAAGATGATACAAGCCGTGAAGAAGGCAGGTTTCAATGCCATCCGTATTCCAATCCGTTGGCAGTGCCACATTACCAACGCTCAGGCGATGAGCATCGACAAGGCTTGGATTGCTCGCATCAAGGAGGTGGTGGGCTGGTGCCTTGACAACGGTTTGAAGGTTATCATCAATGTGCATCATGAAAAATGGCTCGAAAGTCGTCCTACCTATCAATATAAGGAAGAAAACTGCCAGAAGCTTGCGCTCCTCTGGATGAATATCGCCTCTGAGTTTGCCAATTATGACAGTCGCTTGGCTTTCGCCGGTACCAATGAGGTTCACATCAGGGACAACTGGGGCAAACCTACTGCCGAGAACCTCGAAGTGCAGAATGCTTACAATCAGATATTCGTGGATGTGGTTCGTGCCACAGGCGGCAACAATGCCAAGCGCCACCTCATCTTACAGACTTACGTTTGCAACCCATGGTTTGGCATAGAGAATGGAGATTTCATCATTCCGAAGGATGCCGAAGGCAATGGCAACAACTATATGAGTGTGGAATTCCACTACTATCAGCCATGGAGCTACGCCGGCGATTGCACCTACGATTACTGGGGTGATGCCTACAAGGATGCTGGCAAGATACCTGCAGACAACGAGAAGACGATGACGGATTTCTTCGACAAGGCGGTGAATACCTGGAGCAACAAAGGACTGGGTATCGTAATAGGAGAGTGGGGAGTAACCGATCACTATAAGTCAAACTCAGAGAAAGTGCATGAAAACATGACCTACTACTGTAAGTTCTTGACTACGGAGGCTCGCAAACGAGGCTTCTCTACTTTCGTTTGGGACAACAACCACTTCGGCAACGGCTCTGAGAAGTATGGCATCTTCGACCGTTTCAAGAGTATGAAGGTGAATGCTCCTTGGATTCTCGAAGGAATCTTTGGGAAAGAATAA